The genomic region GGCCTGCAGCAGGTTGTTGACGGCGGCGACGTTGCCATCAACCCGTTTAACATCAACGAGGCCATCGAGGTGCTTCAGGAATCCACCGGGCAGCTCGTTCGTTCCGGCACGCGGCTCGTGACCCTTGGTGGGGACCACACGATTGCGCTCCCGCTGCTGCGCTCCGTCGCCGAAACACACGGCCCCGTTGCGCTGCTGCACTTCGACGCGCACCTCGACACGTGGGACACGTACTTTGGCGCCGAATACACCCACGGAACGCCGTTCCGCCGCGCGGTTGAAGAGGGCCTGCTTGACACCGAGGCTATCTGCCACGTTGGAACCCGCGGGCCGCTCTATGGTCACCGCGACCTCGAAGACGACCGCCGCTTTGGCTTTGGCATCGTGACCTCGGCCGACGTGTTCCGCAAGGGCGTCGACGAGATCGTGGCGTCGCTGCGCGACCGCATCGGCGATCGCCCGCTCTACATCTCGATCGACATCGATGTGCTCGACCCTGCACACGCGC from Lysinibacter cavernae harbors:
- the speB gene encoding agmatinase; this encodes MTDQLKYPHLPSTLSANAPRVVSGGNIGPVNSALVPRFSGPATFALLPTIQEVEHADVAVIGVPWDAGVSFRPGARFGPEHIRSASRLLRPYNPALDVEPFGLQQVVDGGDVAINPFNINEAIEVLQESTGQLVRSGTRLVTLGGDHTIALPLLRSVAETHGPVALLHFDAHLDTWDTYFGAEYTHGTPFRRAVEEGLLDTEAICHVGTRGPLYGHRDLEDDRRFGFGIVTSADVFRKGVDEIVASLRDRIGDRPLYISIDIDVLDPAHAPGTGTPEAGGLTSRELLEILRGLKGINVVGADVVEVAPAYDHAELTGVAASHVAYDLLSLLALRDNK